A DNA window from Arachis duranensis cultivar V14167 chromosome 3, aradu.V14167.gnm2.J7QH, whole genome shotgun sequence contains the following coding sequences:
- the LOC107479358 gene encoding cycloartenol-C-24-methyltransferase: MDLASGVGGKINKAQVLDAVDKYEKYHVHYGGKQEDRNANYTDMVNKYYDLATSFYEFGWGESFHFAHRWNGESLRESIKRHEHFLALQLGLKPGQKVLDVGCGIGGPLREIARFSSTSVTGLNNNEYQILRGKELNRIAGVDKTCDFIKADFMKMPIPDNSFDAVYAIEATCHAPDAYGCYKEIYRVLKPGQCFAAYEWCMTDAFDPNNQEHKKIKAEVEIGDGLPDIRSTTKCLEALKQAGFEIIWEKDLAKESPVPWYQPLDKNHFSLSSFRLTAVGRFFTRNMVKALEFAGLAPKGSLRVQDFLEKAAEGLVEGGKKEIFTPMYFFLARKPLSDNN; the protein is encoded by the exons ATGGATTTGGCATCAGGTGTTGGTGGCAAGATCAACAAAGCTCAAGTTCTAGATGCTGTTGATAA GTATGAGAAGTATCATGTTCACTATGGAGGGAAACAAGAAGATAGGAATGCTAACTACACTGATATG GTTAACAAATACTATGATCTTGCTACGAGCTTTTATGAGTTTGGGTGGGGAGAATCTTTCCATTTTGCACACAG aTGGAATGGTGAGTCTCTTCGAGAAAGCATCAAACGTCACGAGCATTTCCTTGCTTTGCAACTTGGCCTGAAGCCTGGGCAGAAG gttttgGATGTTGGATGCGGAATTGGAGGACCATTGAGAGAAATTGCTCGCTTTAG CTCAACATCAGTTACAGGGTTGAATAACAATGAGTACCAAATATTGAGAGGAAAG GAACTCAATCGTATAGCTGGAGTAGACAAGACTTGCGACTTCATTAAG GCTGATTTCATGAAAATGCCTATTCCAGACAACAGTTTTGATGCAGTGTATGCAATTGAAGCCACCTGCCATGCACCTGATGCT TATGGATGCTATAAAGAAATTTATAGAGTGTTGAAGCCCGGCCAATGTTTTGCTGCATATGAATGGTGCATGACCGATGCATTTGATCCCAAtaaccaagaacataaaaaaataaag GCAGAAGTTGAGATTGGTGATGGTCTTCCAGACATTAGGTCGACTACAAAGTGTCTTGAAGCTCTTAAGCAAGCAGGCTTTGAG ATAATATGGGAAAAAGATCTTGCAAAGGAGTCTCCTGTTCCCTGGTACCAGCCTTTAGACAAAAATCACTTCTCATTGAGTAGCTTCCGTCTAACAGCCGTTGGACGATTTTTTACCAGAAACATG GTCAAGGCTTTGGAATTTGCTGGATTGGCTCCAAAGGGGAGTCTAAGGGTTCAAGATTTTCTAGAGAAAGCTGCTGAGGGACTAGTTGAAGGCGGAAA GAAAGAGATATTCACACCTATGTACTTCTTTTTGGCTCGGAAGCCTCTTTCGGACAACAACTAA